atttattttttactggagTAGTATCCCTGAGATAATTAAAACTTTGAGaacagataaaaacacattttttttttaaaatggtcttTAGACCAGTTGTATCATAATTAAGAACGATTAtgaatttttaatggttttcatggATCACAAGTGGGTGCAGTTTTTAGAACAATCATTGGGTTAAAATTAGTATGAAAAACAACATAGTTTACCATCaggaaaatttaaacaaaaaagaaaattatacaaaatgagAGAAAGATTCTGAAAACTTCTTGCATTAACTTGTTTCGAGATCTCCAAGATACTTTACCGTGTTACCATGTTTATCAGATGTTCAGCCAACATTCCATGGGTGTGACgttctgaggctgagactactttATTGTGGCTCcacagtactaaaataactgcagTAACTATGGTATTTTGGTGGAAATGGTGATTTTATAGAGCTTAAATTGTTACATTATGTTCTGAACAGTGACTGGAGCGCAGCCATGTCAGAAGATAGAGCAGATTCAAAGGTCTCCACCAGAAGAGGAATGCAGCTTGAAGAAATGCCATGAGGTTTACCAACTGCCTCGTGAGTTTGTGAACAACAGACATACGGTTTtctaaaggtttaaaaaaaaaattctcccgtATGAAACAAATTTTTTACTTCACTTCGGTGTTTTCTTGTTTCCCCACCTAAATGCAGAGCATCTGTGCACTGAATGTGGCAAGGGCTGGCTGAGGTTTGAGAATACTTGTTACTTCCTGTCTCAAAACCGTTTCACCTGGCAGCAGAGCAGGCAGGAATGCCAGAGATTGGGAGGAGATCTTGCTGTCATCACTAATGAACGTGTGCAGGTCAGTAAATCAGTAAATATACGGTGAAATTAGAACTAACAGAACTGATTCGCATATTAGTGTATTCATATGCTTTTTGGTAATATCTCATCTCTGCAGATGTATCTGAGTAGGAAAGGGAGTTTGCACTACTGGATTGGGCTAAATCATTTGGGGACAAATGAATGGACATGGATTAACAACACTGTATCGACAGTGAGGTGGGAAAATAATTATGGTTCAAATGGGACCAGTTGTTTTTTGAAGTGCCTCCTGGGGTCTGTAACCATAAAATGGGCAAACagtttctaatgattttttttttttttaaatttacacttAACCCCCCTTTTTtcacattgtttaaataaatgagataattatttttaaattactgatTTGTTTTTTAGACCAAAAAATCTCCCTCTGATtctggacaaaacaaaaacaaaataagtaaattattttgaaaaagaaaactgagtatttaaaataaagaggggaaaatgtgaaaaatcattGGGAATGTTTGCCTAGTTTTAGTTGTTACAGCAggaaaaatttacataaaataaaacattttgtaaaatgaagatatttaaatGTGGTTTAGTAGCTACTGACTGACTGTGGTTCTTATGCACATGCATAGATATTGGGGAGACCTTTCCTTACCTGGAGAGTGTGCCATCCTGGCTGGAAATGAACCACCTGAACGGAGCTGGCGCCCATCTTCCTGCAGCTTATACTTACAGTACATCTGTCAGAAGATGTAGATGTCCGAACATCATCtacactagggctgtgcaaaaaatcgaatgcgattttcatgcgcatctcctcagtaaaggcgctcctgtgattagtagtatatctccagcaaattgattttaaaatcgcaggcgattctttgtcgattttgaaagcgattttgtgtagcttgtcggtggactatggctctgtgtagtaaatgccgctccacctgaaccagtgttgccaagtctgcggttgtttttcatgtctgtgggttgaagcaaccccaataccaataacgtgatatttagcccctaaaatgcaaattttaccaaggcaaccctgccaaaaaacgtatattttaaccctgggacacaatttttatcggggaacctcctggaaacgcgattgggctagttttggactcgttttgagaagcaactgggcaggatttgttgtgaaaacctggcaaccctgatcttaacgcacgtgctggagatatactactaattacaggtgCGTCTTTACtaatgagatgcgcatgaaaatcgcattcaaTTTTTTGCACTGCCCTAATCTACACCCACTGAAATCACCTATATATGGATATCATTACTCAACAAATACTCAAGATAATCATCTTTTCTCTAAAGATTCTAGTCAGAAACAGGGACGTTTGGGTCATCAACACAGCATAAAGCTTTTATTGTACAACGTGCATTATGAAGCATTATAGATGCAGTATAAAACAGTTTTAGAAATGGTCCCGTTTATTTGTATTACAGTTGCACTTATTTCTAATTGTACTGATCATTTACACAAAGTTTATTTGCACTAAATATGTCTAATGTTCACACGATTTACTGAACTGCAGATACTTTCTCTTTAAACTGTCTCTTTTGTATTGCTTAATTAAACATACATAcaacatttaacaatttaacaatatcgATGGTGCACAGTTTAGCTTTGTCTACCCAGTACAacacatatatttgtatattaaaacacataaataactcAGAATTACTTAACAGGAACCCTTTAAATATGTCATATCACCCAAAAATTACTACTTGATCTTGAGCCATTTTTAGATATAATTGGTATCTAGACAATCCACATTTTCTTCCTTTTCACATTCTATACTCTGCCGAATGAGCTCCCAGCATTTTTTTGGTTTCCTCTGGATTTTAGGCCTGTTTTCCACAGTAAAACTAATCTGCTGTGGATCATTTCCAGGGTCACTCTTGCCTGTTTCCTCCCTCTCCTTAGCTGGTACTCCATCCTTTGAGAACGCGTTAATGTAGCGTTTCATCTTTTGCACCAATAGGTCATTGCGATCCTCCACTCTGGAATCATGagatattgttaataaataaGACGAATCAAATTGAGAGTGCTTCGTGATGCTTTTGTATTGGAATTGTGATGCAAGGCATCCTTACCGAAGGTACCAGCGTTCTCCAAGGCCATACGCCAGACCACAGATGCCCAGTCTTGGCCACAAGCGCAGTGGTAACTTCCGTTCAATCATCAGAGTAGTGGCCACCACCTATGGTCAGAGAAACTGATGTTTACCCAGCATGCTTTTAGAACAGTTACTGTGGGATTGTACAAGCTACACTACCAACCTGGGTCCTCCAGAGTTCATCGCGTTCCTGGGTGACCCTCCACTGTGTGTCGCTCATCATGGCGATCAGGAGGTTGAACAGGAGGATGTAAGCGACCACACTGAAGTAGATGTGGATAGTGTGCACGACTGGATGGGTGTACAACGTATGGTCCACTTGCAAATCTATCAGACCAATGCTCAGCTCAAACTGAGTGAAGATGGTGATGGGGAATGAGCGGTACGGGGGTAAAGCCGAAGGATCTTGAGTTATGTAATAGACCCACAAGCCTGAGGAAGgagacattatttacattatagaTTTGCATATGATATGAGTATCTTTTGATTCAACTGTACTTGAACTAACCAGAAGCAGATCCAATAAGGAAGATTAGGGACAACCACATGAACTTGGTCATATCTCCAAATATTGTCTGCAAAAGAACATCCACACATGTACATTATAAAGCTATACTGGGTCTACAAACCAACAAGAATGAGCAGCCGCCTCAGCAAAACCCTTCACCTTCTGAATCACAATGACATAAGGTCCCAGCATCTCAAAACCTCGGGCAAAGTACATAACATTGGACCAGCCAAGAATCAAAGCCCAAGCCATTGGCACAAGCTCTTTTGCAATTCCAGTGGTCCGcagcacacacaaaatcacaaccAGACTCGCGTAGCCAATTCTGCCACAGAAATACAAGGAAATGAAGTGTGAGTTAATGCATGCAGTCAAACGTTTTTCATTCAACATAATAATGCAGATTTCATGCCGATTTTCCACTTATAGAGTGGTGCAGGTATGACGTCAGAACTGGCAAGACTAATTTGACGCTGGTTCCTTCTTGATTTTCCTGTTGACTTGGTTGGTGTCTCGTCATAGCTGGGGGCATGACGTGGGGGCGGAGtcagtgtgtgtggggggggggggggaattatTTCCCCCTGACTGGAAAAGCATGGTGTTAACCCAGTGTGGCCTACATAGAATCACTTCTGCTGCTCGACAGAGCGAGATATGTAGAGAAACTGAGCCGTATTAGGTCGGACTGTCAATACAGTATTTGTGACTGGACAAACGACCCAACGGAATGGCCAGGGTGTCGTTTCCCAACATTTTTTGTGATTATATCTTCAGGTAAGAGACAGCTAACTGCAGGCCCATAAATACATGACGGcttgtgaaagtaaacatttgtcattttgtttcgcgtaattttattaaattgataaaggtatttatttattggtatattaaaaataattttaaatgtatatatatagagagagagagagagaacttacAAAGTGATATGGAAGGGTCCTCCGAGGGCAGACTGGCCAAAATAGCGTTTAGCTCCCACTCTAAAAATACTGGGAACCTGAAAATAATTCATGATAAGGAGTGTTTTGGCATAATACCAATAATATTTTACTAGTTATAACATGTTTCTAATGTCAGAAAAAGTTTTGCTGACCTCTATCAGCAGAATAACGATGGCTCCTATGACACTGATCATTTCTCCAATTAAACGCAGGTGATCTTTATAGGTCTTATAGCTCTCCTAAACATACAAAAAGACATTAAGTTCCTGCAGATATAAAAGTGCTTTGATATACAGAAACATAAGAATAATGTTTCACACCGTAAAGCTTTTCTGCACTTTGATGGTTTTGTCGTTGGCTGCTTTGGTGTAATTCTCAGGAATGTCCTTCAGGGGGCGGTTTATACAACACAAAGTGAATATGCTAATATACAGCAGGTACACCAGCATCAATAACCTGCAATCAGATCAATACAACAACATCATCAGTGTAGCTGAAATCATAAACATCGTTTCATAGCACATCACTGCTTTCAAAGGGAAATAGGTTCtgagaaaatctgaaaaaaatgctaaatatgtgGAAAAACTTGAAGCTTTTGAAGAGTCAGCTGATGAAAAACTGGTACGACAGGGTCAACATATCATAATGTTCCTTAAAACCTCCATATCACATTAACCTACATTTTAATCAGAATTAGATCAACtttttttgtctataatattacatttagacCCTagattatatatctattatatataaaagataaatacataatataatatttttcaccataaaatgtaatttattgaccTAAAAACAGACAAGCCTTTtgattttttgtactttttaaaaattaattatgaaatgtagATATTTAAGTAATGTTCACttgattaaaactaataaaaataaattaagtcagcatatttattttatttggcagctaaaaatatttgtagtttattaattaaataaaaacaatataactaaactaaatgctgtgttttttttacgtatatatagtatatgataGTAAGGCACCTGAAGTAATGTTTCCCATATAGATTCCACTTCAGTCTGACAAGCTGTCGAACTGGAGTCAACTCAAGAATCCTTCTGGCCTGAGACAAGAGAGGATACACAAAGCACTTTGTTTAAATAGATGAACTAAGAATAGCCCAGCTACAGCAGTTTGATTAAGTCTgataatactgatgattttttttcccatcattaATGTGTAGTGAACTGTCCCGACTTGAATTTTTCAGGTTCTTCCTGGCAGGTCCTGTTTGATGAGCTGTATTGCGTCCTGCATACATTTACACACCTCTCTTTTCTGACTGCTGACAATGATCTCAAGCACTGAGAGGTCATCCTCCCTGGAGTCAACCTCAGTGAGGTCATAAAGGTTGGAGGACAATGGGCCCAGGCTCCACTGAATGATCCGCCTGCGGTTAGCCAAGTGCTGGAAGGCCTGTgcaacatcacaaacacatcGAGCAGTGTTCTTTAAATGCTGGGAAATGTTACCATGCAATTCcatgcaaatgtgtgtttttgtaaagatCTCTCTCTTACCACGAGGTTGCCCTCCTTCGCAGCAAGTTTGAATGGTGTGAGGCCTCTGTAGTTGGGTACCATGTCTAGAGGGATAGCGGGGTCCAGATCTGCATCTTGTGACATCAGCACGTCGAAAATCTGACATGCAGTTGTTTTATTGGGCTGCAAAACCAACAGATGAAGGATGGTATTACCTgttcatgagagagagagagagagagttacaaCCACAGATGCAGACATAAATATCAGATTGTGAGAAAAGGTTATTTCCACTTACCCAGGGAATCCTGGGCCCGAATATTAGCCCCAGCTTTTATCAGCATAGATATAATTTCTTCATTAGCCACACAACTCGCAAATGCCAGGATGTGTTCACCTACattcacacatatttatttaatgctcatccacaactaataaaataatcagatttaataaaatgaattccaaaaaaaattattaatagaaTAGAAACATCCATCTGACCAAAGTACAGAAGTCCTCCTCTTCTTTTGCGGAAGTACATGCCTGTGACCCTGGGTGTCGCCACATCGCCTCCTCTTCTTATCAACTCCCGGACTAAGTTAACATTCTGGTTAACAGTAGCAATGTGAAGGGCTGTTAAACCTATCAATCAGAGCACACGTTCATGAGATCTACAAATACTTATTAAATTGCGTTAAATGTTTgaggaagtttttattttttaaataaataccataGTAGAGTTCAGAGGTCATGGGCTCGTTGATGAGCTCTGGTGCTCCATCCATTAATGCCACAGCCGCATGAAAATTATCATTCATCACAGCAACATGCAGAGCCGTCTCTCCAAGTTCACCTAGAATTGCACACCCAGTGTCAGATCCACATTAAATTCTGTGTTTGTCGTTCAGCGTGCCGGTACATAATGGCCACAAAAAGTGTGGTTTACCTCTCTCAAAGATATTAGTCGATGAACAGTCAAGCAGTTTCTTTATACAGGCGGCATTATTCTCCTTAGTGGCAGAAAACAGGGGGATGTCATTTACTCTGTAGAACATAAAGAGAATGACTTTTAAATTTGATAATCTTCTAAGCTATTTAATATTGAACTTAAATCACCCTTTGACTTACAGAACTAAAATATTACACTGCAAAGTTGAAACAGAAGCAGCTGTATACAATTTTAAACCCAGCCAAGACTTACAACATAAGatgtgtgttcatttacacagaaCCAAAGTCTAAAACCTAAACTTACAAGCACACTAGCACAGTATTCTTTTTCTGCCTTCCAAGCACTGGCATTTCCttgttgaaatgaaaatgtagtttCTAATTTATTATATTGGTAACAGTTAGTTCTTTACTTTTTGTTCTGCATGAGGAAGGTCTCATCCAACATCTCGTTCCATCCTTTTCTATGCTGAAGGCGGAACTTCagttggctcaaccaatggtttATCTCCCCTGCAGCAGTTCTGGAGATGGCTGGTGACATGGTTTCTGGAGGGGTTTCAGACCAAAAAGACTGCCAAGAAGAAATCAACATTGTCAGAATAAGTTAAACCACAGAAAAAGgagattttcaaaaacatatgcTTAGAAATTCctgcataatatttaaattaacatgcAGGTGATGTAGTTTTCCTCCTCATCAGCGctttcagcattttattataaaatcagTATATCGTTTatcttaataattaaaaagatccTTTAAAAGTAACAATTCTTTTTACAATGATTACACAAACTTAGATGACATCATATTGGTACATTCTAAACTAACccttaaatttgttttgttgataTAACGTAATGTATATATgatgattaaaattattttagatttttaatattctatatttaaaatttgactATTATGCAGCTTCtactatttttagtattatttttgaataaaataacattaatttaggAATTTAACATATCAAGCACATTTTTAGGTTaacattctttttcttcttcttccacattttcttttaaaaatgcagaaaaacaacaatttacCCCACTTTTATAACAAAGCAATCAGTTACAATACTGTACCAAAGATGCCAGCATTCAAAGCAATATTCACCTACCTTACAAAAATCCTTAATATGCTATTCCCgtgttatttttagtaattgATGTACAGCATGTTTGTTTGACTGTCAGTGGACAATACAACGGTAAGCAGTCTGACATCAGTATTTATACTTATAGCTGAGTCTGGAAAGGAGGGTGGAGGACATCACACAGGTGGACAGTACAAAAGGATATAAAGAGCTTTAGGTGCCCAGTGTGTGACCCATTATAGTTCGGGACAGATTGAGACTGTTATGTTACATACTTTGTTAACCTATAACCTCAATGTTGTGTGAACAACTTTATTACTAATCTTGCTATTTAAGATGTCTTTCtttggatttcttttttaaaactaattgttttattatttttacttaagtGATTTAGGCTACTTAAACATGATTTGGTCGAAAGTGGACGTAAATGGCCTTTCTTCACTATGTACCTCTATGGAGTTGCGAGATTTGTCCGTAGTCCATATTTTTCGGTCCTCGCCCATCATCTTTCACTGCGTAGCCTAACGTTACCTGAAACAAAACCATACCAGtccacactttaaaaaaaaaaacactgtgtcaAATAAATGTACAGCAAACCTGTCCCAAACCAGCTGACGGATACCAGGATGTTCTAGATGATTCAAATCAACCTTATTCACCTTTATGGAAGCGCGGG
The Cyprinus carpio isolate SPL01 chromosome A16, ASM1834038v1, whole genome shotgun sequence genome window above contains:
- the LOC109083142 gene encoding transient receptor potential cation channel subfamily V member 5-like encodes the protein MMGEDRKIWTTDKSRNSIESFWSETPPETMSPAISRTAAGEINHWLSQLKFRLQHRKGWNEMLDETFLMQNKKVNDIPLFSATKENNAACIKKLLDCSSTNIFERGELGETALHVAVMNDNFHAAVALMDGAPELINEPMTSELYYGLTALHIATVNQNVNLVRELIRRGGDVATPRVTGMYFRKRRGGLLYFGEHILAFASCVANEEIISMLIKAGANIRAQDSLGNTILHLLVLQPNKTTACQIFDVLMSQDADLDPAIPLDMVPNYRGLTPFKLAAKEGNLVAFQHLANRRRIIQWSLGPLSSNLYDLTEVDSREDDLSVLEIIVSSQKREARRILELTPVRQLVRLKWNLYGKHYFRLLMLVYLLYISIFTLCCINRPLKDIPENYTKAANDKTIKVQKSFTESYKTYKDHLRLIGEMISVIGAIVILLIEVPSIFRVGAKRYFGQSALGGPFHITLIGYASLVVILCVLRTTGIAKELVPMAWALILGWSNVMYFARGFEMLGPYVIVIQKTIFGDMTKFMWLSLIFLIGSASGLWVYYITQDPSALPPYRSFPITIFTQFELSIGLIDLQVDHTLYTHPVVHTIHIYFSVVAYILLFNLLIAMMSDTQWRVTQERDELWRTQVVATTLMIERKLPLRLWPRLGICGLAYGLGERWYLRVEDRNDLLVQKMKRYINAFSKDGVPAKEREETGKSDPGNDPQQISFTVENRPKIQRKPKKCWELIRQSIECEKEENVDCLDTNYI
- the LOC109083133 gene encoding CD209 antigen-like protein D isoform X1 — its product is MYVKLCNFGKYTNGKSDPKKLLPDSDPSQDIHRKLRVYRIVSLVLFVICVILLIVVLVLFIKLTGAQPCQKIEQIQRSPPEEECSLKKCHEVYQLPQHLCTECGKGWLRFENTCYFLSQNRFTWQQSRQECQRLGGDLAVITNERVQMYLSRKGSLHYWIGLNHLGTNEWTWINNTVSTVRYWGDLSLPGECAILAGNEPPERSWRPSSCSLYLQYICQKM
- the LOC109083133 gene encoding CD209 antigen-like protein D isoform X2; translated protein: MESKKEVEVELEEIATVEEDKEKENQEKETKEEAIAEGNIYSTLTSPSEHEYGVPSSVRSYSVNKDPSQDIHRKLRVYRIVSLVLFVICVILLIVVLVLFIKLTGAQPCQKIEQIQRSPPEEECSLKKCHEVYQLPQHLCTECGKGWLRFENTCYFLSQNRFTWQQSRQECQRLGGDLAVITNERVQMYLSRKGSLHYWIGLNHLGTNEWTWINNTVSTVRYWGDLSLPGECAILAGNEPPERSWRPSSCSLYLQYICQKM